The stretch of DNA TGCGGATCCGGAAACATTTCCCATGAATCCGGCAGCTGTGGCCGTGGCTCAGAAAATGTCAGTAGCACTGGAGGACTCTGTGGCTGAGGTTCAGTGGTCAGTACTgaatctgcatctgctggatcaaTATCAATACCAGCTCTCCGCCATTGAACCCTTCTCGCAACTGCATCTCGCAAAGTGGTAGTCATATCATCTGGTGGCACATCCAGCTTGATATCCTTAGCAAACTCATGCAGTAAGTCAATCTTAACCACAACACAAACATCACTGacctgcaacaacaacaacaacaaagcctttaaatctcaagcaagttgggcaaaccaaaagaaaaaacaaagaaacaggagaaaagaaaagagaggcaaagaccAATGCACTGACCTGGGCATCATCAAGCTGGGACACACCGAGATACACAAGCCCTTTCCCAACCTCCAATCGAGATGATCCTCCGACCTGCACGAGAAGACTGCATCGGGTCGGACGAGCCAAGCCATCTATCGTATCCGGCTCCACTGATGTAGACACTGATGGCCTCTCTGTCCCTCTActctgagaagcacccgctgcagTAGAAGCGAAGCTGCTCCTTCGCTCTTCACTCATCCTTATCCCCGGCAAATCAGGGAATGACAAACCCTAAGACTCGAAGATCTGCTTTAGCTCTCCAAACATCTCTATCTTCAGCTCTCTTTTAATCTCCTTTAtgtcaacctttgatgaggaAACTCGAGTCCGCTCTTCACTCATCCTCATCCTCGGCAAATCAGAGAATGACAAACCCTGAGACTCGAAGATCTACTTCAGCTCTCCAAACATCTCCATCTTCAGCTCTCTTTTGATCTCCTCTATGTCAATCTTTGATAAGGAAACTCGAGTCCGCTTCCGGTAGCTGCCTTTGCGTTCAGGTAACCCCTCCTTCCAGGTCAACTGACTGGAAACACCACGGACACGACCCCGTTGCTCACGGGTTCCCAAAGTCCTGGTATGCGCATCAAACTCCCTCTctccttcatttgaaccttggctgctctccatcaaagccctttgagCAACTTCCTCAGCGCTCGTGTTGTAGAAACTGATACTGCCATCCTCCATGAGCATTAATCTAGCACGCATAAATGGAGATGTGAGATGATTTGTATTGTGAGATATGAGATGTAATGTATTGTTACTTTTAGAGATGGGAACTTATGTAATGTAATATATTGTAAGCTACAGTCGCGTGCCCCCCTGTTGGGGGCAGGCACGATAAATGCGAGACATGTCTTAGTAAGACACGTCTCGTATTACTTTCTCCAGACAGGGCTTGTCTCGGAGGTGGGAACTAATATAAGATACGCCATCCAAAAGTGCATCTCAGATCTCAACATGATCTGAGACGTGCCATCCAAAAACGCGTCTCGCATTTATCTCACCATACGGACGCGTCTCAGAACACTAAAATAAAGCGAGACGCCCTCCTACAGCGCGCGTCCTGCTTTACATAAGCGAGACGCGCGCTATAGAAGCACGTCTCGCTTTACCCTCCCTCACCCCGCGCGGCGCGCTCGCATTTTCAGCATGTCTCTCTTTCTGTAATCTACATACTCATCTCAGATTGCTCTGCTTCGATTTGCTGTTTTGGTGCAATGACTGCTTCCGGCCAGGAGGAACCACGATAAGACCCAACCTAGAGTCTGATTGCTGACTACGCACAGCCTAGCTAATCCCCACGAGAGATCAACCCCGAGGGCTAAGGCCCCGACTGGCCCAGCCCAAACCAATCGGCTAACAAATCCTAAAGGCAAGTATCAATTCATTCACCAGCAAAAATAGCACAAGCAAGCACACCGAGCTCATCCCGGAAGTCGGCACCACAATGCTGGTAAAGAATTAGGGGCAAAACCGCAAAAGAAAATATCGGTGAGAAAGCACGCGCGTACCTTATGACCGGCGTTCGTTCATCTCCAGCACAGCTTCAGAGAAGAAATCCGAAACAGAGACAACCAAGGAATCCCCACGGCGACTCCTGGAACCGATGGAAGCTCGAGGAGATGTCTTTTGCCGCGGCAGAAACCAGAGAACCTAGAGACGAcggagggagaggaagaagaagaagaagagagaagatgCCAAGCAGTTTCCCTTCTCGTAGAAGCTAGGCGTGCAGCCACTGGACTTGTGGGAACTGCTCTGCAGGGATTGGATATGGAGGCGGTGCGTCCGGCTCAACAGTCAATTGCATGACTCCGGTCCCCTACCCGGTGGTGCTTTTTATTAGGTGTGGTGGCGTCATGGTATTTTGTGTTGATTGGTGTTTGTATTTTCTCTAATGTTTTGTGTATCCTCCCAGTGTGTATCTTTGGATCGACTGGTTTTCGACAGTAGTTTCGATAATTTGTTTCCCAATGGAAATGTTGTAGAGAGTACAGATCTCTGTTTCATAAGAGATGACTGGAGTCTGAACTCCGAAAAGCAGCACATTGAAAGTGGCACAACACAGCATTATTGGTTCGCTTTGAGATATATACACTGTTTGAAAGAGGTCCACAAATACTTGCAAAACCAAAAGGTGTGATTCAGCACTTAAATGTGATGTAATTCATTACTTCATACTCAACAGTTACTTAAAACATACTTCACTCACAATATTGGAACATAACCGTCAAACTTGTGGTTCAAGATCATCCATAAAAAGTGGGGGCAAAAAAAATAACAAATACTTACAACCAGATAGTTCAGCTAAATCCAAGAATCACCAGTGACATCTACAGCTTGAGATGTGGCTGCAATTATTTCACTGCTCAGCGTCAAGAATGCGAGGTTCACAATTGCGGTAAGTAGTCAACTTATGGCAACTTGGTTATCAGCTCTTGAAAGTCGAAAACAACCCAGTCGGCTTTTGCTGCGACGGGTTCTCTCATCTGAACACCGGCGTAACAGATGAACAAGTCTGCTCCTCCAGGTTGCCGAGCCTGCCGAAACACAGGGATTAAATTGCTATGCACTGATATGTCTCATAACATTCTCTTTGACCCACTCATTGTTACATCATGATAAACTATATTTTGGCAGAAGTTCACTGGCCTGTTGTTTCTATCTCAAACTACATGAACAAGAGAAACAACATGAGGATATCTGATTGGAAAACGCAAACAACGAGAAGGTTTCAGCGACCTGCATGCCTCATCAGTCAAATCAACCAGGGAGCATCTTTTTGAACATACCATTAAAAAATAAAGTCAGTATCAACAACTTCCCTTTACCCAATAAAACATATTATCATTATACATATCTGTTGTCAGGATACAATTTTCAAAGAAACTATTCAGTCATATACCTCAAGATCAGTTGCACCATCGCCAACCATAACGACCGTCTTGTAGCCATGGTTCTGAAAACAAAGAAAGAAAGTCAGCAAGGTGGTAAGAAGTAAAAAGTGCAACCAAAAGTTATACAGTTTAACTAGACCTGTTTTATTTGTTGCACGGCTTTTGCTTTACCCCCACTGTGTGAAGTGGGCTCTGTGGGATCAAATCCAGCATACTCCCCAGAAGTTCCAAATAGCAGTTGGTTTGCAATGATGTTTTCAGCAGGAATACCAAGTTCAAATGCCACAGGCTGTAATCAAGGCAAACCGAAAGCTGATGAGTGCTTTATGGATCATCTAATGATGATATATGAAAAATCACATCCACAAAATGGTTAACAAATTCAGCCATTACATATGTAGTGTAGTTGTGTAAAAAAAATTGTATTATTTAGATTTCCTAACAGAAGATACATTCTTTATTATTGCAATGAACAAACAATATATGTTTATGACAAATGATAGAAACAACAACGGTTAAGTTTGCTCCAACTTAACCGTAACACAAGCATAAATTTCAGGATCTTATAAAAAAGGCAGCAAAAACAATTCATGGTATGTTATTCAAGGACTACCAGCAGTGCAGCTGTATAGTGGAATGATGTACCTACCTTGATCATTTGTCGGAAGCCTCCTGACACAAGGAACACATCAGTACTATTAGCTTTTAGCTTCTTAATCAAATCAGCCATTCCTGGAGAAATCCTGAAAATCAGAAGGCATTGGTTTTGATAATTCTCTTATGTAAGTTGCGGTTAGTTCTATGCAGTGTGGGAAAAAAATGTTGAAGGAGTTCTATCATAGTGTACACTATAGTCAGAAAAATTTTAGGGCACCACTACATAAGGCATAAGGTGAATTGAGGCCAAAAGTGTTAAACTTTGGTCGGCACAATATAGCTACACGGCTTTTCTTCTGGGCACAAAAGGAGAAAACGGGTAAAAACAATCAGCATCCCAAAGAACTTTCTGTTCTTGTTTTCTGCTCAGGAGTCCTATAAGGGGGAAAACAGACAAGAGACAGGCACCTATATCACATACCCACTATTTCCCAATGATAAATAGCAGAAGTGCAGAGTCTAACAAGACCCAGAAGGCCAAAATAGGAAGAAGAATACTGCACTAAAATACTAACTATCTAGATCAACAGAAGTTAAGACTCAGGTGAGCATACCTGGGCGGTCTCTTCTCCAAGCACTCTTCAACTTGTGAGAGAGATGGCTTGATTAAAGACAGCCTTGCTGCCAGTGCCTCCTCAAATGGAACATCCCCTGTCATTGCCCTGACAACAATAACGCAAGGTTAGATCAGCTGACAAAATTAACAAACCAGATAAATAAATCCAAGTAATGGAGAATTTACTTCGCTGTCC from Panicum hallii strain FIL2 chromosome 3, PHallii_v3.1, whole genome shotgun sequence encodes:
- the LOC112887104 gene encoding phosphoserine phosphatase, chloroplastic-like — encoded protein: MDGLISARAGLRSSLPVRRSSAARPLPASQVPAWFTSPPFRSAMVCKSRGLVAAALEVSKDGSSAVLANRQPSKDAIETLRNADAVCFDVDSTVIMDEGIDELADFCGAGKAVAKWTAKAMTGDVPFEEALAARLSLIKPSLSQVEECLEKRPPRISPGMADLIKKLKANSTDVFLVSGGFRQMIKPVAFELGIPAENIIANQLLFGTSGEYAGFDPTEPTSHSGGKAKAVQQIKQNHGYKTVVMVGDGATDLEARQPGGADLFICYAGVQMREPVAAKADWVVFDFQELITKLP